AGTTCTGGGAAACTCTACCTTTTTAATCCAAATGCTGAGGTTGAACTGCTACAATCATAATTGCTTATTCTTTCAAGTAGGCTTCTCTCACTTTTTTGAACAAGTTTGAGGAGTAAACAAATGCAACTACAGCTTCATTATCAGTTCTGAAAATTTCTTCTTTGCTGCCTTCCCAAGCTTTTAAACCATCTTTTAAGAACAAAATTTTCTCACCAATTTCCATAACTGAATTCATGTCATGTGTATTAATTACAGTAGTGATGTTGTATTCTTCGGTGATTTCTTTTATGAGGTTGTCAATCAAAATTGCCGTATTTGGATCTAATCCTGAGTTAGGTTCGTCACAAAACAAATATTTAGGATTGTTAACAATAGCACGAGCTATGGCAACACGTTTTTGCATTCCACCAGATATTTCAGATGGCAGTTTGTTATGAGCTTTAACCAATGCAACTCTGTCTAAAACAAAATCAACACGTTCCTTAATTTTTGCAGTATTGTCTTTGGTAAACATTCTCAAAGGGAATGCAACATTTTCGGCTACGGTCATAGAATCAAAAAGTGCACTTCCTTGAAAAACCATTCCAATTTCGGTACGTAATTCTCTTTTTTCATCAGCTTCAAGTTCAGAGTACACACGACCATCAAAACAAATTTGTCCAGTCTCGGGCGTATGAATCCCTAAAAGACTTTTCAATAAAACAGTTTTTCCAGATCCACTTTGTCCTATAATAAGGTTGGTCTTTCCTGTTTCAAAAACAGTCGATATCCCTTTTAGGATTTTATTTCCGTTAAATGATTTTTCTACGTTTTTTACTTCTATCATGACCCTAATAACAATTGTGTTAATATATAATTAATAAGTATGATACAAACAGATGTCCATACAAATGACACTGTACTTGCTTTTCCTACCTCTAGTGCTCCACCTTTCATATAATAGCCGTGAAAAGAGGGAATTGTAGCAAGTAACATAGCAAAAATTAAGGTTTTTATAAAAGCATACGTAATGTGAAACGGAATGAATTCCATTTGAGTTCCATTTATAAATTCGTCACTAGATATAAATCCGCCGTAAACACCAGCCATCCAACCGCCTAAAATACCTAAAAACATAGCAATTCCTATGACAAAAGGGTAAAGTAATAAGGCTATAATTTTTGGAAAAACAAGGTAATTTAAGGAATTTACACCCATTACCTCTAGCGCATCAATTTGTTCTGTAACACGCATTGTTCCTATACTTGATGTAATAAAGGAACCCATTTTTCCAGCCATAATAACAGATATGAAGGTAGGAGCAAACTCAAGAATCACAGATTGTCTTGTGGCAAAGCCAATAAGATATTTTGGAATTAATGGGTTTGTAAGGTTCAATGCAGTTTGAATAGCCACTACACCTCCCACGAAAAAGGAAATAAAAGCAACAATCCCAAGTGAGTCAATGACCAAGTCATCAATTTCTTTGAAGATCAATTTTTTCATTACAGACCATTTCGTCTGTTTGTTGAAAATTTCTTTAAGCATCAGGAAGTATCTTCCTATTTGCGTTATATATCGAATGAGCATCATAAGTTTACGAATATGGGCTAAATTACAAAATTGTAAGCATTTTGCGAGTCAAGTAAATTAATAGTTTCCTGCTGTAAAACTAAAACAGTTTTTCTTTCATTTTTTTCAATCGGTAATTGCGTATGAATTTTGCTTGTTCAGCAGTAACTAACAATGGAGTTTTTGATTTTTTTGCTTTCCAAAAACCGTTCATGTAATCTATAAAAAGAAGTGGTTTTTTTTTCATCATAGCTAGTTTTATCGAAGCTATCGCTGTGATGACAAAACCATAACCAAGTGTATAAAAAGCCTCGCCTTGCTTGTAACGTGCTTTTTGATTGTAATTTGCACCTGTTGGTTTTAAGTGTTTAACGGGTAAACTTTCATCAGTGACTACTTCCCAGTTGTAAAATTTGCATAATAATTCATCTACAGTATCCCAACCCATGGCTGGTTTTAGTCCGCCAATTTGTTGAAAGGTTTCTTTTCTATAGGCTTTTAATGCGCCACGAATATGATCTTTGTCTGTTAAGTTTTCGAGTATCCATTCACCATTTTTTTCGATGTAGCAAAATCCACCTGCCATTCCAATTCTTTCATCGGACTGGAAATGTTTGATAATGGTTTCGAAATAATTAGCAGGAAATATTAGGTCGGCATCAATTTTTACAATTAAATCATAGTTTTCATCTAAAGTATTAAATCCTGTTTGAAAGGCTTGAATTACTTTACTTCCGGGTAAATGAACAGCATCTGAAGTTTTGTTAACCAATGAAATAAAAGGATGTTTACTGATAAATGAATTGACAACATCAGCTGTATTATCAGTAGAATTATCATTTACCACTACAATTTTAGCTGGTAAAACAGTTTGCTCCACTAAGGATTGAAGTGTCAAAGAAATTAATGCTTCTTCGTTATGTGATGGAATTACGATATAATATCTCATTAGAAAAATCTGTTTTCTTTATTCAATTATTTATTTTCTCTAACAGCGCAAACAATATAATATCTAGGTGTGAAATAGCGTAATAAAGGTCTAAAACCAATTTTTTTTACTGGATGTGTAAACTTTTCTCGAGCGGTGATTTCCCAACCTGTTTTTTCTAATAACCAATCTAATTGCCAATCTTCAAACTCATGGTAATGCCTGTCCCACATATCAGTTTTGCTGCGGTACGCTGGTGAAAACCAAAGGCGTAACGGAATAGAAATGACTAATTTATTGCAGTTTACATTTTCTAAAACAGTATATGGATTTAATAAATGCTCGAATATTTCGAAGGCAGTAAAAACAGAATAAGTTTCGGTTTGCAATGCCGTTTGGTCGTTATCTAAATCTTCTCCTTTGGTGTTTTTTACTTGGTATCCATTTTCTTCCATGATTTTAGAAAACGGATTAGGTACTCCTAAATCAAAGATGGTTTCTGAGGTGGTAACGTGTTGTTTTAAAAATTCTAAGGTATGTTTGAATCTTTTATTAGGAAATGTTTTTTCGTACATGTTTTTTTGATTTTGCCACTGTGGCACGCAGGTACAAATATAGTAATAAATGTGTTTTGGGCACTGTTTTTTAGCCCGGATGGCAACGAAAATCCCGGAGGTATAAAATGTAGTTTTTCAAGGGGCAAAAAGCGACTAACAGAAGCTTTATTGCCCCTTAGAAAAACAAGTTTTATAAAGAGGAATTGCAGTGTACAGCCGGATTAGCTTCATGTACTCGTGCAATTGTTGTAGTTAATATCTATAAATAAAGGCATTGATGTTCATTCCTGCGCCTACAGAGGCAAATAGAAGGATATCTCCTTTTTGAATGGATTGATTTTCTATTTGACCACGAATTAGTAAGTCAAAAAGAGTCGGTACGGTTGCAACGCTGCTGTTTCCTAATTCATGAATGCTCATGGGCATGATGTCTTTAGGTACAGTTTTGTCAAATAATTTATAGAAGCGTTGAATAATGGCTTCGTCCATTTTTTCGTTGGCTTGGTGAATCAAGATTTTTTTCACGTCGTCAATGCCTATTCCACTGGCATCAAGACAGTTTTTCATAGCCAAGGGAACATTGTTTAACGCAAATTCATAGATTTTTCGACCGTACATTTTGATGTAGCGGGTATCTGGATCTAAATCAAGATTGTATGATTTGCCAAAAAACAAATAGTGTGACTCGTCTATGGAGTAGGTGGCACTTTCATAGGCTAACATTCCAGTTTCATCATCCGAAGCTTCGATAATGGCAGCACCAGCTCCGTCTGAATAGATCATTGAATCTCTGTCATGAACGTCAACAACTCTAGAAAGTGTTTCGGAACCGACTACTAAACATCTTTTTGCCATTCCAGATTTGATGAATGCATTTGCTTGTAAAACGCCTTCAATCCAGCCTGGGCATCCAAAGAGGATGTCGTAAGCAACACATTTTGGATTCTTTATTTGGAGTTTGTTTTTTACACGTGTGGCTAAGCTAGGTAGCATATCCGATTGGTTTGTGCCATATTTTACATCACCAAAGTTGTGTGCAAAAATGATATAATCAATGGTTTCTGGATCGATCGATGCATTTGCTATTGCTTTTTCGCAAGCAAAAAAGGCTAAGTCTGATGAATTGAGATGATCTTCGGCATAGCGTCTGTGTTCTATTCCGGTAATGCCTTTAAATTTTTTAATAACAACTTGGTTAGGATAGCCAAAAGGAGTTCCATCTTCATTCAAAAATACATGTTCGCCAAAGTCAGTATTGCTTACTTTTTTCTCAGGAATATAGCTTCCTATTCCAGCTATTTTTATTTTCATTGTGTTAATTTTCCAAATTTGAGGCTAATTTAATCAATATTAATTTAGAACACTCACAAAATTTACTATGCGTGCATATAATTATGAAATAATAGATAATTGGCAAAAAAACTGATAATTCAATTGCAAATCAAGAAGATTGTTGAGATAATTATTTTGTAATTCTAGCAATTCGTAAAGCTTGCATTTTAAGGATTTATTTGTGCTAAAATACCTTATTGCGATTGCTTAAATGGTGTGGCTTTTTTTGATGAAAATAGTAATAGGGAATTACTATCCTGTTGTGTATGCAAAAAAAATGAGCCACTTAATAGTGGCTCATTAGATATTATTTAATATTTAATTTTTCTAAATGTATATTTATTTCTTTTAATTTCTTGTCATATTCTAGTAATAAAACATTTCCAACTTTTGCGGGTAAAACTCTAAAATCAGAATTGTTTTTTTCATTTGTTAGATAAATTTTATCTTCGGATAATTGTCCATTATCATAAATGATAGTTTTAAAAGCGCTTTTGTTTTTTTCTCCTTTTAATCTTTCATAATCTATGAAACAAGCGTAGAAACGATCATTTTTTTTGTCTAGTTGAGTATATTCATAATCAAATGCGCCATATGCTTTTAATGCGTGTGCGTTTAATTGAGGGCTTCCAAAATCAGATAAGCTTGGAGCTCTTGATTTTCCTTTTTCAAATTCTTGAATTCCTGTAAGTTTGAAATCAGAATTGAACTTAAATACTACAGAATTTGTAATGGTAAGCTGTGTAACACTTGCGCCACCGCCACCACCGCCTAATATAGACAATGTTGTTAATGCTATTCCTCCAGCACTTGCAGTTCTTTTATAGAATTCTCCAATGGCATAGTACTCATTGTTCTTTGTTCTGGCAATATTGTGGAAATAGATGTAGCCTTTATCTTCAATATAATTTCCGTCTACTTTTGCCATTTTAGCAACATCTTCTTTCCAGCTAGTGAAATTTTCTTTTAAAGTTTTTCCTGATAAGTCGATAACCTCAGTAAAAAGGCCTAAACTTTTATCATCAACAATATTATCACCTTCTTTAAAATATTCCCCCATTAGAACAACATTGTTGTCATTGTCAAGGAATGCATTATTGATCAGTCTTGGTTTACTGTTTTTATTATATTCTTTTTCGCATAATAAAAGTCCTGTATTCACATCAATAATTTTTGTCTTTAAAGTGATTTTTCTAGACAAAAGACTTGATTTTGATGATTCTAAAGCAACAATTACTTTATCATTTACTTCAATAGGATTTATTGACAACATTTCTTTTGAATCACTAGGAGAATTATATTCCCATGATTTTCCACCATCAGTTGGGTAGTATTTTAAAGAATATCCTATTTTTTTATTGTCTTCAAACTTATTGAAAATGAATCCTTTATTTTCTACAGGAAATAAAATGTTAAAATCACCTGATTGCTGCATGTATTGGATATAGCGAATTTCTTTGCTTTCTAAAGGAATGTCAATAGTTGGTAATTGGTTAACTTTTTTATCGTAGCTTAAAAGACTGATTTTTTTTTCTTTAAAATTAGCCATTGCAAACATTATTCCTTGATTGTTAAAGCTACTTTTCATTAAAAAAGTATTTTTATTATCAATGTATGTTTTCTTAGCAACTTCTACTAGATTTTTATCTAAAACTTGAATTGCAAACTCACGGTCGCCTTTTTTTAGTTTATCCAATTCATAAAAGAAATAATAACCATCAACATCTTTCTCTTTGTTAAGTATTGCTCCTGAATTCTTCACTATAAAGGTATTGACTTTGTCGATTTTTTTTTCTTGTGCAAAAGTCAAATTTGCCACAAAGGAGATTAAAAGTAAAGTAGAGATTCTTTTCATAATTGGTTTGTATTTAAAGTGTATTAATTTTTATTTAAAGTCTTGAAAAAAGTATAAGCATCTTGGAATTCAGTATCATCTTTGGATATCAATTCATTTTTTTGACAAAAATAATAACCTATTTTTCTAAGGTCTTTTAGTTCAAGATTGTTTAGAAATAGCCGTATTTCATTAATGTATTTTTCTTCTGAAAAAGAGTTTACTGGGCCAACATATTTTCCGAAAACATGTTTTTCTTTTAAGATGTAGACTTTTTTCAATAAGTAAGCAACATAACTATTAAAGGTTTTTCTATCCAATTCATTTTTTTTATGAAGAGATAATAATTGGTACAAAGCAAAGTCTAGTTTAGAATCGTTAAAAAAAGTTATAATACTATTTTCAGATGCTTTTTTCTGTACTAAGTCTATTTCGTTTTTTGTTGCATTTGTGGAAGTGATAGTATGATCGTGAATTAAGTTTTCTATACGAAGTGGAATGTTTGGATGTGTTTTTAATGAATCTTTGTCAATTTCTAAATCATTTGCACTTTCAGTAGTATCAAACATTTTTTCTTCTTTTTCAATCCAAACTTCTTTAAATGGATATTCTTCAAAGGTGAAATTTTGTTTTAAATCGGTTGGATTATTAAAAATTATCCCATCAGTCAAATCTAGTTTTTTTAGAATGTTTATGGAAGCCTGCTTGTTGTATTTAGTATTATTAAACATTATAAAACCAAGTGAGTCAGCTTGTGTCTCTGCACTTCTGCTTCGTTTCATAAAATTAAATTTTAAATCCTTTAATAATAAAGTTACAGCAGACCTTCGACCATATTTTTTATTGGAGGCGGTATTTAGTTGTTGTTTGAAGTCCTTAGAGTTGAATGTTTCGAGATGCTCTATAAGTGCTTTGTCATTATGTTTTAAGATGTAATGTGCTAATTCATGACAAATAATAAATGCCATTTCATCATTATTTTCAATAAGTGAAAATAAGCCTAAATTGATAGAGAATATACCGTTTCCATAACATCCAGCATTAGGTATTAAGGATTTGTTAATCAGAAAATAAAAATCTTTTGAATCAATTTGTGGATTAGATTGGTATACTTCGACAAGTATTTTTTTAAGAAATCCATTGATGGTTTTGTCAAAAATAAATGTGCTGTCTTTTATATCTTTTAAGAAAGATACTTTACGATCTGAAAGTATTTCTTTTGCCTTTTTTTGTTGAATAGAGCTGAACTCGTTTATTTTATTATTCGTTATTTTAGTAATGTAATTTTCCAGTGAATCAATACTTTCAGGGGAATATTTAAATCCAGAATTCTGGGCTTGACATGTTCCAAAATAGGATAGCAATAAAAATAATAATAGGTTTGTTTTCAAAATCTAGTTGTAAGAATTATTTTCCAATGCAATAGTAATAAAAATACCCCGATATATCGAGGTATTTTTATTATTTATATATTATTAGAAAATTAACTTTCCATATACGCTTCAATTGGAGCGCAAGAGCATACTAGGTTTCTATCTCCGTAAGCTTCATCGGCACGACGTACAGTTGGCCAAAATTTATTATCGGCAATGTATTCTAATGGGAATGCAGCTTGCTCACGTGTATAAGGATAAATCCAAGTGTCAGAAGTTACCATTGTCAAGGTGTGCGGTGCATTTTTCAATACGTTGTTTGGATTCTCCAATGTTGCTACTTCAATTTCTTTACGAATAGAAATCATAGCATCACAAAAACGATCCAGTTCCTCTAAGTTTTCACTTTCAGTAGGTTCAATCATAAGAGTTCCTGCAACTGGGAATGAAACGGTAGGAGCATGGAAGCCATAATCCATCAAACGTTTTGCAATATCAGTTACTTCAATTCCTTTTTCTTTAAACGGACGGCACTCTAAAATCATTTCGTGTGCAGCGCGACCCATTTCTCCAGAATATAACGTATCAAAATGACCGTTTAGTTTTTCTTTGATGTAGTTTGCATTTAATATAGCGTACTCAGTAGATTTTTTCAAACCTTCAGCACCAAGCATGCAAATGTATCCGTACGAAATCAAGCAAACCAACGCAGAACCCCAAGGAGCAGCAGATATTGCTGTAATTGCATTTTCGCCACCTGTAGGTATTATTGGATTTGTAGGTAAAAATGGAACCAATTGTGGTGCAACGCAAATAGGACCTACACCAGGACCACCACCACCGTGAGGTATTGCAAACGTTTTGTGTAAATTTAAGTGGCAAACATCAGCACCAATGGTTGCAGGATTTGTCAATCCTACTTGTGCATTCATGTTAGCACCATCCATATATACTTGTCCACCATTATCGTGAATCAATTGGGTAATTTCTTTAATAGCACTTTCAAAAACACCATGCGTTGAAGGATAAGTAACCATCAAGCAAGACAGATTATCTTTATGAAGAATGGCTTTTTCACGTAAATCATCAATATCGATATTTCCGTTTTCAAGAGTTTTAGTAACCACTACTTTCATTCCAGCCATTGCAGCAGATGCAGGGTTTGTACCGTGAGCTGATGATGGAATCAAAGCAATATTACGGTGGTGATCACCGCGAGATTGGTGGTAGGCACGAATAACCATTAAACCGGCGTATTCTCCTTGAGCACCAGAATTAGGTTGCAATGTAGTTCCTGCAAATCCAGTTACTACGTTAAGTTGTTGCTCTAATTTAGCTAGCATTTCTTGGTATCCTTTTGCTTGATCTAATGGTGCAAACGGGTGAATGTTGTTCCATTGTGCCATACTTAAAGGCAACATTTCAGAGGCTGCATTCAATTTCATCGTGCAAGATCCTAATGAAATCATGGAATGGTTTAACGCTAAATCTTTACGCTCTAACATTTTAATGTAACGCATCAAAGCCGTTTCTGAATGGTGTTTATTGAAAACATCATGTGTTAAAAACGTAGATGTTCTTTCTAATTGAGACGGAATTTGATTTTCGGTTGCTAATTCTGAAATTGTTGTAGCTGGTTTTCCAGTAGCTTCAGCAAATATAGAAACGATGGTATTCAAATCAGCAATGCTAGTTGTTTCGTTTAAAGAAATTGAAACAGTATTTTCGTCAGCATAAAAGAAATTTACTTCTTTTGATTCTGCTATTTCTTTAATTTTTTGAGCGTTAGTTTTGATAACGATAGTGTCAAAAAACGAAGTGTTGGTTTGGTACAAGCCCAGTTTTTCTATTTCGTTTGCCAATGTTACTGCCGAAGCATGAACTTTATCAGCTATGTATTGTAATCCTTTTGGACCATGATAAACAGCGTACATTCCTGCCATCACAGACAATAATACTTGAGCAGTACAAATATTTGATGTTGCCTTGTCACGTTTTATATGTTGTTCTCTCGTTTGCAAAGCCATACGTAAAGCACGATTTCCGTCAGTATCAACAGTTACACCGATAATACGACCAGGCATGCTGCGTTTGTATTCTTCTTTAGTTGCAAAGTAAGCAGCGTGCGGTCCGCCGTATCCTAACGGAATTCCAAAACGTTGTGTAGTTCCTAGTACAACATCGGCTCCCATTTCTCCCGGTGGAGTCAGTTTTACCAAACTCAATATATCAGCAGCAACTGCAACTTTAATTTCATTTAGTTTTGCCTTAGCAATAAAACCAGCATAATCATTTACTTGACCAAATTTCCCTGGATATTGTAAAATTGCACCATAAAATTCTTTTGAGAAATCAAAATCTTCATGGTTTCCTACAACAAGCTCAACGCCAATAGGAGTAGAACGAGTTTGCAATACCGATAGGGTTTGTGGTAAAATTTCTTCAGAAACGAAGAATTTATTAACATTGTTTTTCTTTTGATCACGAGAGCGAACATCGAATAAAAGCGCCATTGCCTCGGCTGCAGCTGTACTTTCATCAAGTAAAGATGCGTTTGCAATTTCCATTCCCGTAAGTTCAATTACTGTTGTTTGGAAATTTAAAATAGCCTCTAAACGACCTTGAGCAATCTCTGCTTGATAAGGCGTGTATGCCGTATACCAACCTGGATTTTCAAAGATATTTCTTTGAATAACCGCAGGAATAATAGCAGCGTTGTATCCTAAACCTATATATGATTTGAATACTTTATTTTTGTTTCCTAAGTTAAAAATGTGGTTTGCAAACTCGTACTCTGTCATGGCAGGTTCTAAGTCCAAATCAGCTTTTAATCGGATGTCACTCGGAATGGTTTCATCAATCAATTGATCTAGTGAGTCGGCACCAATTGTTTTTAACATATGCGTTAAATCATTCTCTCTAGGGCCAATGTGTCTTAAAGCAAAAGCGTCTGTTTTCATTGTATGTCTAATGGGTTGTGTGTTTCTTAATTTAAGGCTGTAAAATTAAATATTAATATGCTATAAATAACCTTTTTTAAGTTGATTTTCTATGAATTTTTCAACTAAAAGCCTTTCTTATTAACACATTGATTAATTTTGTCTAATGCGATATTTTAAAAACATTTTTGAGTTTTACATCAATAGCAGCATTCACGTGGCATTATCTTGTTTTGCGCTGGTTCATCTCACCTTTAGTATGTTCCACATTTCTAATAACACCAGCGTGGCTTTCTTCACTTTTTTTGGAACCATAGTGGGCTATAATTTTGTAAAATATGATGCTTTGGTTAGAGATAAAATAGTAAAAGTTAATGCTCAGATCCAATGGATTGCGTTTCTCAGTTTTCTATCCTTGATAGCTACGGGTTATTATTTTTTTCAATTAGAAAGATTCACACAAATTATTGGTCTTGTTTTTCTAATTATCGTATTGCTCTATACGTTGCCTTTCTTTCCGAATAAGAAAAATGCCCGAAACTGGGCTGGAATTAAAATCTATATTGTGGCTTTATGTTGGGTAGGAGTGACGCTTTTTTTACCCATCGTTAATAATAATGTGGAATGCACAAGTTTTGTT
This portion of the Flavobacterium sp. CECT 9288 genome encodes:
- a CDS encoding ABC transporter ATP-binding protein, translating into MIEVKNVEKSFNGNKILKGISTVFETGKTNLIIGQSGSGKTVLLKSLLGIHTPETGQICFDGRVYSELEADEKRELRTEIGMVFQGSALFDSMTVAENVAFPLRMFTKDNTAKIKERVDFVLDRVALVKAHNKLPSEISGGMQKRVAIARAIVNNPKYLFCDEPNSGLDPNTAILIDNLIKEITEEYNITTVINTHDMNSVMEIGEKILFLKDGLKAWEGSKEEIFRTDNEAVVAFVYSSNLFKKVREAYLKE
- a CDS encoding ABC transporter permease — translated: MMLIRYITQIGRYFLMLKEIFNKQTKWSVMKKLIFKEIDDLVIDSLGIVAFISFFVGGVVAIQTALNLTNPLIPKYLIGFATRQSVILEFAPTFISVIMAGKMGSFITSSIGTMRVTEQIDALEVMGVNSLNYLVFPKIIALLLYPFVIGIAMFLGILGGWMAGVYGGFISSDEFINGTQMEFIPFHITYAFIKTLIFAMLLATIPSFHGYYMKGGALEVGKASTVSFVWTSVCIILINYILTQLLLGS
- a CDS encoding glycosyltransferase family 2 protein, with translation MRYYIVIPSHNEEALISLTLQSLVEQTVLPAKIVVVNDNSTDNTADVVNSFISKHPFISLVNKTSDAVHLPGSKVIQAFQTGFNTLDENYDLIVKIDADLIFPANYFETIIKHFQSDERIGMAGGFCYIEKNGEWILENLTDKDHIRGALKAYRKETFQQIGGLKPAMGWDTVDELLCKFYNWEVVTDESLPVKHLKPTGANYNQKARYKQGEAFYTLGYGFVITAIASIKLAMMKKKPLLFIDYMNGFWKAKKSKTPLLVTAEQAKFIRNYRLKKMKEKLF
- a CDS encoding methyltransferase, which codes for MYEKTFPNKRFKHTLEFLKQHVTTSETIFDLGVPNPFSKIMEENGYQVKNTKGEDLDNDQTALQTETYSVFTAFEIFEHLLNPYTVLENVNCNKLVISIPLRLWFSPAYRSKTDMWDRHYHEFEDWQLDWLLEKTGWEITAREKFTHPVKKIGFRPLLRYFTPRYYIVCAVRENK
- a CDS encoding 3-oxoacyl-ACP synthase III family protein — encoded protein: MKIKIAGIGSYIPEKKVSNTDFGEHVFLNEDGTPFGYPNQVVIKKFKGITGIEHRRYAEDHLNSSDLAFFACEKAIANASIDPETIDYIIFAHNFGDVKYGTNQSDMLPSLATRVKNKLQIKNPKCVAYDILFGCPGWIEGVLQANAFIKSGMAKRCLVVGSETLSRVVDVHDRDSMIYSDGAGAAIIEASDDETGMLAYESATYSIDESHYLFFGKSYNLDLDPDTRYIKMYGRKIYEFALNNVPLAMKNCLDASGIGIDDVKKILIHQANEKMDEAIIQRFYKLFDKTVPKDIMPMSIHELGNSSVATVPTLFDLLIRGQIENQSIQKGDILLFASVGAGMNINAFIYRY
- a CDS encoding DUF6770 family protein codes for the protein MKRISTLLLISFVANLTFAQEKKIDKVNTFIVKNSGAILNKEKDVDGYYFFYELDKLKKGDREFAIQVLDKNLVEVAKKTYIDNKNTFLMKSSFNNQGIMFAMANFKEKKISLLSYDKKVNQLPTIDIPLESKEIRYIQYMQQSGDFNILFPVENKGFIFNKFEDNKKIGYSLKYYPTDGGKSWEYNSPSDSKEMLSINPIEVNDKVIVALESSKSSLLSRKITLKTKIIDVNTGLLLCEKEYNKNSKPRLINNAFLDNDNNVVLMGEYFKEGDNIVDDKSLGLFTEVIDLSGKTLKENFTSWKEDVAKMAKVDGNYIEDKGYIYFHNIARTKNNEYYAIGEFYKRTASAGGIALTTLSILGGGGGGASVTQLTITNSVVFKFNSDFKLTGIQEFEKGKSRAPSLSDFGSPQLNAHALKAYGAFDYEYTQLDKKNDRFYACFIDYERLKGEKNKSAFKTIIYDNGQLSEDKIYLTNEKNNSDFRVLPAKVGNVLLLEYDKKLKEINIHLEKLNIK
- a CDS encoding M48 family metalloprotease, whose product is MKTNLLLFLLLSYFGTCQAQNSGFKYSPESIDSLENYITKITNNKINEFSSIQQKKAKEILSDRKVSFLKDIKDSTFIFDKTINGFLKKILVEVYQSNPQIDSKDFYFLINKSLIPNAGCYGNGIFSINLGLFSLIENNDEMAFIICHELAHYILKHNDKALIEHLETFNSKDFKQQLNTASNKKYGRRSAVTLLLKDLKFNFMKRSRSAETQADSLGFIMFNNTKYNKQASINILKKLDLTDGIIFNNPTDLKQNFTFEEYPFKEVWIEKEEKMFDTTESANDLEIDKDSLKTHPNIPLRIENLIHDHTITSTNATKNEIDLVQKKASENSIITFFNDSKLDFALYQLLSLHKKNELDRKTFNSYVAYLLKKVYILKEKHVFGKYVGPVNSFSEEKYINEIRLFLNNLELKDLRKIGYYFCQKNELISKDDTEFQDAYTFFKTLNKN
- the gcvP gene encoding aminomethyl-transferring glycine dehydrogenase, translating into MKTDAFALRHIGPRENDLTHMLKTIGADSLDQLIDETIPSDIRLKADLDLEPAMTEYEFANHIFNLGNKNKVFKSYIGLGYNAAIIPAVIQRNIFENPGWYTAYTPYQAEIAQGRLEAILNFQTTVIELTGMEIANASLLDESTAAAEAMALLFDVRSRDQKKNNVNKFFVSEEILPQTLSVLQTRSTPIGVELVVGNHEDFDFSKEFYGAILQYPGKFGQVNDYAGFIAKAKLNEIKVAVAADILSLVKLTPPGEMGADVVLGTTQRFGIPLGYGGPHAAYFATKEEYKRSMPGRIIGVTVDTDGNRALRMALQTREQHIKRDKATSNICTAQVLLSVMAGMYAVYHGPKGLQYIADKVHASAVTLANEIEKLGLYQTNTSFFDTIVIKTNAQKIKEIAESKEVNFFYADENTVSISLNETTSIADLNTIVSIFAEATGKPATTISELATENQIPSQLERTSTFLTHDVFNKHHSETALMRYIKMLERKDLALNHSMISLGSCTMKLNAASEMLPLSMAQWNNIHPFAPLDQAKGYQEMLAKLEQQLNVVTGFAGTTLQPNSGAQGEYAGLMVIRAYHQSRGDHHRNIALIPSSAHGTNPASAAMAGMKVVVTKTLENGNIDIDDLREKAILHKDNLSCLMVTYPSTHGVFESAIKEITQLIHDNGGQVYMDGANMNAQVGLTNPATIGADVCHLNLHKTFAIPHGGGGPGVGPICVAPQLVPFLPTNPIIPTGGENAITAISAAPWGSALVCLISYGYICMLGAEGLKKSTEYAILNANYIKEKLNGHFDTLYSGEMGRAAHEMILECRPFKEKGIEVTDIAKRLMDYGFHAPTVSFPVAGTLMIEPTESENLEELDRFCDAMISIRKEIEVATLENPNNVLKNAPHTLTMVTSDTWIYPYTREQAAFPLEYIADNKFWPTVRRADEAYGDRNLVCSCAPIEAYMES